The genome window TCGTCTTGCCTTCTAATTCAAGTCGCCCAGCCATTTCTCGCTCTTCTACCAGCTGGGCTCTGTCGGATGCCCTCTGTCGGTCTCCTTGAAGTTGTTGTATTTGCTTTTCTTTCTCGGCTATTTTTTGAGAAGTGGTACGTTCTCGCTCATTGAATCGTTGTAACCTAGCTTCCAATAGTTGGATATGTTGAGACTGCTCAGCCTGATTGGTTTTGATTCTCTGTTCAAGGTTTCTGTTTTCTTGTTTAAGCCCCTCAATGATATCATCTTTGTTCTCTTTGGGCAGAGTCGGGACAACACCTATATAGAGAAATTACATAACATGTCAGTGtatcatgtacataattatataggcacaCTCACGATTCCCTACTGATGATGCAGCATGTCCAGCTTGTAGTCCAAACCTTTCATCAGGACGGAGGCTAGCCAGTGGGAAGTACAACCCTTTACCATAAGCACAGGTGAAGTGCTTCTCTCCTGTAGTTGTGAAAGTTCCATCAGTACATCCATCCATGTAGTCCTCCTGtgtaattatcataattagaGCTGGAACATTTTGTAGGTATTTTAATTTGTCTggtggacacaacgtcattgcaGCAGTAGCCACAGCCTGAGACACCAAATAAAAAACCCGTCAAGTCAGTTCAAATGGCTCATACCAAATATAATGGTTGTGGTGGCTGGACACCCTCTGGTCTTGTGTTGCTATGGTGTGGTAGATCCAGATCATGGTTCTGCCCAGTACCTCTGTGTGGGTCAGATTGATCTGTGGGGGGTTGGGAATAGTTTTGTGGGTAACCTCCAGGTCCCCCTTGTTGCTGCCCTTGTTGCTGATGTACCTTCTCATGATCGACTGAATTTGCAGCAGCTCCTTCATTCTGACGTGGTACTGGATGGGGTCTAATTCCGTCATCAGGTATGGTCTCATACGTGAAATCACTTCCAGGATGCCATGAATGTTGTTTCTGAAGTTGATTTTCTCTTCTTTGTTCAGCGAGGTCTTGCTCTTTTTTTATTGCTTCTTCAAAAGCTTTTAGTGCTTCTTTCTGAGCGGACAAATTAATGCTCTTATCAAGTGGAATTCGAAGTGCACTCTTTAGTTTCGGATTCGAGGTATTTCCTCTGTTCTCTTTTCTAGCGTTTTCCTCCGCAGCTTTTCTTTTGGCCTCCTTTCTCTTAGCCTCTTCAGCATCCTTCAAAACCTTTTTCTGCTCTGCTATAAACTGTCTCTCAGTCTTGCCCTCCTCTCGTGCAACAGCTGCTGGGTCTATAAGGTCAACATCTCTAGCTGGGGGTGTGCGAGTGTTGGCCAAGTCCTCTCTGAACACAAGGTGCTCGGGGACCACCAAACGATGACCAGATTTAGCCTTAAATAAGTGAAGTATTCCTGTCAATGCTTTAGGGAAGAGATTAGTGACAGCAACCCAATCCTGTGAAATTAAAGAGTCATATTAATGAACGGAATAGCTAGTTGACATAGCACTCACTGTTTCAATCCCTATGTGGTTGGTGTCCATTGTTCTAGTGTGTACATCTCTACCAATCCAGCGAACAGTTCCACCCATGGGTTCTTTCTTCCTGTTGTAGACCACCACACGATCGTTGATCTTGAAGCGAGAGGGCATATCGACAGATGACCCTTGGATGACATCGATGATTTCCGGCAAAGAAGCTATTAGCACTTGGTGCAATGTAGCGCGTGCAGCTAGCTTATCCAGAGACACAAAGAGACCACGGTCTTTATCACACTCAAAATATCTGTATCCCCTATAGAAACCATCAGTGCTGCCTTTTCCAAGGTAACGAGAATCCTGTGGGAATCATGGTTAATTAACACATGTATTATTGGTTGATACTTCATATAAGACCCCACGAAAGATGCTGAGTTAGCATTCCTAGGTTCCCACTGTTGTATAGTTCCTAATACCTTGATCTCCACTCCAAAGTTTATCCCTGGTAATGACCCCACAGGTCCAACATATCTCACTGCACCAGCAGACCAGGTGGGTACAGGTGTGGGGAGCTTGACATAGACCAGGTCACCTTTCTTCAGCCTGCCACCCCATTCTAGTTTACTGTACTCAGAGAACACAGTGAATCGATTGTATGGCTTCTCAATAGCTTCCAAAAGGTGCAGCGCTTTGCCATTCAGTAGAGAAACATACTCATCGTGTTCACCACCATACAGTGTGACACTGGTGTCTTTTATGGAGCGAAAGTTGTGAGGTGGTCTTCCATCATAGCGTACTGACCACTCTTGATCTTGTTGGGGAATCTGAGTGAGCAGTTCACCTCGGAACACTTGAACAGGTTTTGGATTTGGACCACTTGCAAAAGAACCTACTAGGAAAGTCATGATTTTCCCTGGAGCCTTCTCTCCATACACATCCTTCATTAGTATGTAGAACTGGTAGTCTGGAATTTTGGCCATGATCAGCTTATTAATTATATTCTCTGAGCCATTTATCATGGAGCTGAGGTGGTAATTATAAACCTCACCCACTTTTATGACTGCAATTATTAAATACAGAATGTGGATATTCATGAATTCCTAGTTAGCTCTCAATACAGTTTCAGTTTGACTGGTTTGCCCAGTTGGTCCAGTCTTGGTAGACCGTGTTTGAGGTCGTACTGGTGGACCAGGAACGAGTAGATCACATCAGCCACCAGGAAGATCTGCAGTGGAGGGGAGAGAGAGGGAAGATAAACAAAATGCTAATCACGAAATTATATGTCACTGGAATAACTTTTcaataaaacaataattatacggtaaCCATGGGGTTCATAATGTACTCCTGTTACTGACCTGAGCTAGTGAGTAGGTGAGAGTCATGGCAAAGAAGAAGTTAGCGTTAGCACTGCCTGCATGGATCCAGAGGTACCAGAGGACAGGACAGAGGAGAGAGGAGGCCAGGAACatgaccaccaccaccagagTGTAGCGCAGGTCTGCAcacagagggggaggggaTGAATGCAGATATTTCGATAAGAAAGATGTACTCCACACTGACATTAAGAATACTAAATATTTTTGGCATTTTGAAAATAAGAAGAACGAAGTTTTAGTGTTCATTCTCACACACAGTTACAGATACGTACGCTATTGAGGCTTGTACATACATCGTATGTATATTCTAGCTCCATGCACTCACATCtgaatgtgtgtgtccagAGTGGTAGGAGTGCTAGTGGGATGGTGAGGTCACCCAGGCACGGGTAGGACTTGAACAAGGTCGTCACAGAGAGGAGAATGTACGTCAGAAACACTGgatgggggggaggggttgaGTGAGGAAGTTTAGTATAGCAGAAATGGTCAAGAATTGATTTAGGTACAACAAACTTGACATGCTTCCTGTAACTCATATCGTAATTCTTGTTTCTATGATCTAAGATATGGAGCTGCAATTAAAAAACCAGCTCTTTAAGTTATCTCACCTGAAGCGTATGGTGAGAGGGATGACGTAGATGAAGGCATTCATCTGGAACACACAGAGGAAGAATATTCTGAAGTGCTCAAACGTCTCAGTAAAGAAGTACCACAACAGGCCGAGGTTGGGAGTCTGGTCCGGGACAGAGagcctgtgagggtgtgtggggtgtgaggTGAGTGggaagtgtgagggtgtggggtgtgggtgtgaggtgtgagggaaATATGAGGAATAAGAGGCGTACACACAAATAATATATTATAGGAAAGAGATTTGTTCTATTCGTGTGGCTGCAATGAGGCTACAGGTATGAACTGGTAAAGAAAGCTTGTATTAACGTGCCCTGGTTGAGCTATTAGTACCAGAGCATCTCCCTCTAAAGGTGAAGAGTTGGACCACTATCTAATCACAACATGAAATGTGGTGCATGATGTAGTCATCCTAACAATGAATACACTGACAATGCTCATAACAATGACAGGCCACAACAATGTGCAAGCTGGTCATATGTATCTCCCACAATCAACTCCCCCAAACACTGACATGCCATTAGCTTAGCTTACATGACTCCATACACAGCTTGCATGTAGTCCCATGACCCCATGACCCAGGCTGACCCCCCTAGCAACACTGCACTCCAGCACACCATCAGACACAACTGTTTAGCAGctccaaacacacacccaTCCTGTAAACAATCCGTATTCAATATAGTACTGTCAAGAGGATTACCATGATTGTCTAATACACACTTAAGTACATTCATCAGTGTACACAACACACTGATCATCATTACAGTACAATACAGCTTTTAAGTGTTTTCTAGGCAAGAACCTTTACTACCATATACACGCTAGAATGCATTCTGACAGCATCCCCTCACCCTGTAGGACATGATCATGAATGGGAAGATGAGGACTGCAGGATAGAGTGAGAGGTAGGCagccacacacaggcacagggAGGACAACACCTCGTGACCTGTGCATGCGTGGGTGGAGGGAGGAGGTTCATTCTGTTCATATAATGTGCGCGCAATTTGTGTAGCAATATCAGAATAGTACAAAAGAATTTCCTTTCAGTTTGTGGGCTAAGCACTAATACTAAACAAACTATCTTGGGTTTCCTGGTATTTAAGGGGGTACGATTTTAGGGCGAGCTAAGTACTGACCCACCTCTCAGTTTGGTGGACAGAGCTGCAGTGACTGAGAGGTTAGTGAGGGTGATGGTGGAGAAGCCAGCACAGGTGACTATGGAGTAGGGGTTCAGTAGGTACCTGCACCAGATGAGGGACCAAACACCCTCAAAACATTTAACATCATGATGATCTACCGGAGACGAGACATCTTCTGCCTTGCAGTGCAGTAGATCGAGCACAGTATTTAATATGGTCTTTTCTAGAGATGATACTTTAGGTACGTGGAGAGGACGACTTTCCCTTCTTTGTGGATACAGAATTGGATGAGCTGCTTTCCTTCCAGAGCAATGATATTAAAGGAGCTCACCTCGATTCGCTTTCAAACACTGTTAGCAAGTGGAATGGTAATGATCATCATAACAATTAATTTATACATCAAACAAAAAAATCACACAAAATATCAGATCTAGCACTTGGTAACATGTAAATATGCATTAATAGTTACTGAGACGGCAGCTTATTGAGTTTTTCAAGTGCTTGGGTCATTGATAGTCTATTGTCTGGTTGGCTCTCGACGCAAGCTGCTATGATATCGTACACTTGTTCCCACTCACTCTTGATACGTAATAGTATTGCTCTTCTGTTCTCAGGGGAAGGCATCTCCTTGGCAATGGCCTCAGCTAGGAGGTAGCCgtaactgtacacatcaatctTTGTAGTTTGTTTCGGAAGGGGATCGTCCAGATTAGATGGTGGGAAGGTTTCGGGGGCAGCATACACAATAGCACCAGGAGCTGCTGTCTTGCAGCTTTTAGCCAGATTGGCTGATCCAAAGTCGGATAGTTTTGCCTTCCAAACTCCTGGGTGTATTTGCTGGAGGAGGACAttgggagcactcacatcacggTGGATGATGGGCTCTTGATGCTCGTGGAGGTAGTGGAGGGCATAAGCCACCTCTCGAAATATCGATAACAAAGCATCCTTTTGGAAATTAACAATTTTCCTTTCATACGCAGATCGAAGGTCTGTGTCAAGAAACTCCAGAACAAGCAGAGGTGAGTCAGTACCTCTCTCCACACCAGCGTCCACTACAGCAGCAATCAGTCGCACCAGGTTGGGGTGTTGAACATGAGCCATGATTCGAATCTCTCTTTTGAGCAGGTCAATCGTGTTTTTGTGGAGtatttttgtgtgtgcacACTTTACTGCTACTTGCTGACCACGGAACAACCCTCGACACACTGATCCCCAAGCACCATGTCCTAGGTTGTCTTGCAACACAACCTCTTGTCTTCGTACATTCCACGAGTCTTGGTCTAGTCGCGGAATTTGGAGTTCAGAAAACTTTGAGCTTTCTGCCACCTCTAGCCTTTGTTGCATGTCCTGAGCCTGCTGTTGGTAGCACTGTGATTGAGCTTCAAGG of Halichondria panicea chromosome 9, odHalPani1.1, whole genome shotgun sequence contains these proteins:
- the LOC135340816 gene encoding phosphatidylinositol glycan anchor biosynthesis class U protein-like is translated as MIMSYRDGCVFGAAKQLCLMVCWSAVLLGGSAWVMGSWDYMQAVYGVMLSVPDQTPNLGLLWYFFTETFEHFRIFFLCVFQMNAFIYVIPLTIRFRSHPVFLTYILLSVTTLFKSYPCLGDLTIPLALLPLWTHTFRYLRYTLVVVVMFLASSLLCPVLWYLWIHAGSANANFFFAMTLTYSLAQIFLVADVIYSFLVHQYDLKHGLPRLDQLGKPVKLKLY
- the LOC135340807 gene encoding uncharacterized protein LOC135340807 → MINGSENIINKLIMAKIPDYQFYILMKDVYGEKAPGKIMTFLVGSFASGPNPKPVQVFRGELLTQIPQQDQEWSVRYDGRPPHNFRSIKDTSVTLYGGEHDEYVSLLNGKALHLLEAIEKPYNRFTVFSEYSKLEWGGRLKKGDLVYVKLPTPVPTWSAGAVRYVGPVGSLPGINFGVEIKDSRYLGKGSTDGFYRGYRYFECDKDRGLFVSLDKLAARATLHQVLIASLPEIIDVIQGSSVDMPSRFKINDRVVVYNRKKEPMGGTVRWIGRDVHTRTMDTNHIGIETDWVAVTNLFPKALTGILHLFKAKSGHRLVVPEHLVFREDLANTRTPPARDVDLIDPAAVAREEGKTERQFIAEQKKVLKDAEEAKRKEAKRKAAEENARKENRGNTSNPKLKSALRIPLDKSINLSAQKEALKAFEEAIKKEQDLAEQRRENQLQKQHSWHPGSDFTYETIPDDGIRPHPVPRQNEGAAANSVDHEKVHQQQGQQQGGPGGYPQNYSQPPTDQSDPHRGTGQNHDLDLPHHSNTRPEGVQPPQPLYLEDYMDGCTDGTFTTTGEKHFTCAYGKGLYFPLASLRPDERFGLQAGHAASSVGNRVVPTLPKENKDDIIEGLKQENRNLEQRIKTNQAEQSQHIQLLEARLQRFNERERTTSQKIAEKEKQIQQLQGDRQRASDRAQLVEEREMAGRLELEGKTKELTAHNTEVWRIPANRVIIGRRIGKGGWGEVLEGTVSVAVKRLHEEIEYPIFIEKMEREMKLLAEVRHPNLVQFIGAIFDEQNNKSPPTLVTERLDMNLRQAYERKQLNPGNRPSIFMDIALALNYLHQRYDPIIHRDVSAPNVLLQRMPNHQWKGKVSDLGSANFLQHAQTSGEGCVLYSAPEVIPRAYNPKQEQIPQTTKIDVYSYGVLLCEVITSTFPAVKNYWSMLKEVEKDYPKFHDLITNCTQESPDHRPTMAQVLNILKDDKMPKI